Below is a window of Saccharomonospora viridis DSM 43017 DNA.
GCCATCGGTCAGCGGACGCCGTCGTGTGCGATGGGTTCCTCAGGCAATCCTGCCCACGTCGCCCCTGCGATAGACGGTGGTCGAGGAACCTGCCCATGCACCCGCCTGGCTTTGCATGCCCACGTGGCCTCCCGGGCTCATGAGAGCAACGCGGTAATCGTCCCAGGCCTGGGGAAGGTGCGTGAACGTTCGCCTGGGCGTTGAGAACATCCGACAGCACCTCACGGCGACGTCGCGCTCCCGACTACCACGACGCTCCCCGGCAGGGCGCGAGCGGTCAGCACCGATCGTGTCGGTCCCACGCCGTACGCTAACGCCGCGATGGCTACACGAGGCATAGAAGGCGCGTACCAGGGTGCCCTGCGAGCGTTCCAGAACCCCATGCTCGCCCTCCTCCATCAAACACACGCGCCGTTCGTGGTGACGGCGCTGGCGATGGTCTTCACCGCGGAGCGGCCGAGCGTGGCGGTGGCCGACGCGCACGCGGAGATCGACGACGCGCTGCAGCAGTTGCGGGCCGCGGGTTACGGCGAGGACGACAACCAGCCGCTGCCCGCCGGGAACGCGCGGGACCTGTGCCGGCAGTGGGTGCAGGCCGGGTGGCTGGTGCGGCACGTCTCCGACGGCGACGTCGAGATGTACCGGCTGTCGGCGCACGGCGTGGGTGCGCTCGAGGTCGCCGGCCGGGTCGGCGGGGTGCGCACCAGGGTGTCGGAATCACGGGTCAGGACGCTGCTGCAGGCGATCGAGCGGCTCGCGCAGGACGCCGATCCCGACGTCATGTCCAGGATTTCGCGCCTGCACGAGGAGATCCTGCAGCGGCAGCGGGAACTCGCCCGGCTAGAACGCGGCGGTGAGGTCGAGACGGTCCCCGACGAGCAGTTGCTCGAAGCCGCCGAGAACGTGCTGCACCTGGCGCGGGAACTGCCCGCGGACTTCGCCCGTGTAGCCGAGTCGATCAAGGCCGTGCAGCGGGACGTCGTCGCCGAGTTACGGCACGACGTGCGCCCGACCGGCGAGGTCCTCCGGGAGTACCTGGAACGCGGCAAACAGATTTTGGACGCGACACCGGAGGGCCGGGCGTTCGCGGGAGCGTTGCGGCTCATCGGTGATCCGGCGCAGATCCACAACCTGTGGAGCCAACTGCGAACGGTGCTTCGACACAAGTTCACCGAGCTGCTGTCGGACCAGCAGCGGCGGGAGCTCGCCGACATCTCGCGCCGGGTCGAACAGGGCGTCAAGGAGGTGCTGGCCGCGCAGCGGCAGGCGTCCCACGTCATCAC
It encodes the following:
- a CDS encoding DUF3375 domain-containing protein, whose amino-acid sequence is MATRGIEGAYQGALRAFQNPMLALLHQTHAPFVVTALAMVFTAERPSVAVADAHAEIDDALQQLRAAGYGEDDNQPLPAGNARDLCRQWVQAGWLVRHVSDGDVEMYRLSAHGVGALEVAGRVGGVRTRVSESRVRTLLQAIERLAQDADPDVMSRISRLHEEILQRQRELARLERGGEVETVPDEQLLEAAENVLHLARELPADFARVAESIKAVQRDVVAELRHDVRPTGEVLREYLERGKQILDATPEGRAFAGALRLIGDPAQIHNLWSQLRTVLRHKFTELLSDQQRRELADISRRVEQGVKEVLAAQRQASHVITTQVRNHDPLRDRQVDELLRNVMSELHEWVPASRRGEPVEPLRRLPVADIGHLRQRTSELRPPQPPAPLREWEETEDVTTADTRAWGGPRYAELEEHLVTFAGGEGSVDVVAAFRAADEDLRRPVDLLGLLEIAHDAGMTETDEVTTVDTVRPDGTRRRFALGGVVAANPADRNGER